CTGAGATCACTCCCTTGCTGTCCTTTCTCTTCTGGAAGAAGCTGGTGTCGGAGGAGGTGGCTGAGCGGTTGGGTTTGGCAGGTCTGGGTTCGGGGGGAGCAGGAGGGAGGGGAGCAGGGGGCCTGCTCTTCCGTTTCTTCCCCAGCCCCTTGGGGTCACAGTTCAAACCCTTGCTGTTGGCTGTAACTGCCTTGGCCCTGGAGCTGGGGTCCTTGGGAGGGGGCGGCCTGGGGGGGCGAGTGTCCGAATGGGGGTGGGGGGCCCGTTTGAAAAAGACAGGGCCAGGGGGCGCTTCCGTTGGGGCCGGCTGGGGGCGGGGCTTGTTGCCGGGGGAGATTGCTCCATTGATCGGTCTGTGAGGGGAGGGGGCGGTCCTTGTCGGGTGTTCCGAGGACCCGGGAATAGGCGTCCTGCCTCCTTCCTGAAGCACACAGTTCTTCTTGTTAGGCATCGGGTCCTCGTTGGCGGGAGGCGGCTTTTTCCTTTTCCGGGAAGCGGCATTGTGCTCCAGGTTTGGCGCCCCCTTTGTCCTGGATGACCTGCTGGCTTTAGTGCCGGGGGTGGGGGTCCTGCTCAGAGAGGACGGGGAAGGGGTGTTGGCAGCTATCGGGGACACTATGGACTGGCTTCTGCCCCCCGTGGAATCTGAAAGCCCGCAGGCAGTGCCAGGGTTGGGGGAGGCTGCTGTGCAGTGCTTAGAAACCCCAGAGGAGGCAACAAAGGAAGTCCTTAAGGGAGAGACGGCTGGAAGACAGGAACCAGCAGCAGAGGAGAGCTGGGAAGACGAGGAAGAAGAGGAGGGTGCTGGGATAGGTGCCGAGGTACGCTGCGATTGGAGGTCAGCTGCTTGAGGTATTTTCCTGCCGCAAGAGGAACAAACACATTAGCAGCTACCTGATACTCTTTGCTTGGTTAGGTAGCGATTGTACTTGCGAGATACAAGATACAAACCTCACTCTTCCTGTTCTCCCCCCACTGCATGTCATCCCCACGCACACACCAAACGCGTGAGCTAACTAACCCGTCACATTACATTTCTATCTTACCTGTTACACACTTCCATTCTCTGTAGACCGCGGGTGTGGAGTTCTGAAACATGTTACGCAACACCTTTGACTCTGTTCAGACCGCGCAGGACAGCGCGCTTGCTCAGCACTTACTTCCACATGTGTGAGTTGACGTGCCGCTCCACCATGGAGCTGAGCGCCGAGCGGATCCGGTCGAGCCTCCTGTTGAAGACGAAGCAGCCTCGCCCCAGGGAGCGGCCCCCGAACGAGCACAGCTGTgtgggagagaaggagagggggaagggggtCACTGCCTGTACGCGCTGCGCCTCGCTCGGCTTACTTACAAACTGCTTTGCTTTTCCAGTCTTCTTCCCTCATGTCAGTTTCTTCCTAACGCACCCCTCAAGTTGCAGTCTGTCATACAGCTGCATCAGCTAAATCGGGCACCCTGCCCCTTTGAAAACGCTAAATCTTTGCATCCGCCCGTTTACTGGGTGCAGTTCATTAACACTTTAATAGCACCTGATAAAGCGGTCAGCTTTACAGGACAACGCGGTGCTTCCGTATCGTCTTGCAAAAGAAACTCAACATTTTGCTACAATCTTTCACTCTGTTGGCTCCGCTTGCTCAAAATCCAAATGGTATCTTAAAAAGACGCGTGAGTTTTTAAGTAGCTGATTCTCTAAGGAACTcgactcgtgtgtgtgtgtgcgtgtgcgtgtgcgtgtgtgttagaCCTACCCCCTGTGGTTTGGGATGCAAAGTGGAGTAGTGCCAGTCTGGtttctctgcctcctcctcctcctcctcctcctgccctTCACTCTCCTCGCTGGACAGGTGGCTGTTGGGCCGTGGCGTGGGGAAGGGGTACAGGGTCCGGGCGTCTGCCTCCCCCCAGGGGGCGCTGCTCTCCTCGGGGTCACTCCCCGATGACAGCCTGGACCTGCAAACACAGCGCCAGATCAGGAAGCAGCTCCAGCAAACGAGAGCCACCCTTTACCGTGTCTGCAACCCCAAGCGAAACCCCACAAGATCGTGCTGAACCACAACATCAAGGAGAACAACGGATTCCTGCCAGTTTGCTTCAGGATCATTTTGAGAAAAGGGTCAGTTTGTTACACCATTAAATCATTAAGATCGGaccaatttatttattaaccaacacacagggatggaaatgagactcccgctgcacagcagtccgatccattcctggtttaaacTATGAGTTTATCAagacacaactgagcttgttacctgtacactacGGCTAACCAATCacacattaaaacctggaatgggcgaaactgctatgcagtcgaagtcttatttccatctacAAAACAAACGTTCCGTTCTCCTGGAACAGCAGCAATGTTCGTTATTACACTTCAATACCTCTTGGTTATGCAGGTGGGTAATGTGGATGGGTATGCTGGGTGGGAGTGGGGGTACCTGAGTGCTGTGCAGCTGGTGAGCCTCCTCCTGCAGTGTGGGGGCAGGCACGCGGGGGTCTCGGGGCTGAGGTCCCAGCTGGGGGAGCGGACAGTACCCGCCTCTCTGGACGGGACCCCCTTCTCCCTGCCCGCTGCCTCGCGCCCCCTCGAACCCGCCTTCAGCTCCGCCACCAGCTGGTCAAAGCCCTTCGTACGGCCCGCCACCTCCCTCCGCTGGTGGATGGAGTGAATCTGACGACAGAGACAGAGAGTCAAGAACAACAAAGGAAACACTTTGAGAGGTTATTCAAATAGTtacgactgctaagaaataacttGCCTTGTACAGAGGCAAGCAGGACTGCAACTAGTGGCCTGAATACTAAATACAGGGGTGGCTTAATATTTCTTTTTCAACAGAGTCATCGGTGCGGACTTTACCATTCCAAGGGAAACGAGTgaacaaacagctgcttgggtttgtgtggattgctaaATGGagtcctcccctccccccccctctgaTTTCAGCTTCCTGTGTTCTGGAGGCGACATGGTGCTGGcaggacccccccccctcccccccctccagactcctTGTGAAGTGCAGCACAGAGGCAGTCAGACAGTCGGAGCCTGGCTCTGAAATCACCTTGCAGGTCAGCACCCGGGTACACAGTTTCTTTTTCTCAGGGTCCAGAACCCCGCAGTGTTTGTCCAGGTCACACTCTTTCTCTGGAAAACAAAATCAGAAGTATTGCTGAAGTACTGACATTTCAACTTGACTATTCCCTGAACCCCTGCTGGTCACTCAATTTATAACAATGGAGAAAGCTGGGAAGTACCGTTTGAGATCTCTATGTAAatggatagatagatactgtAAATCTACAACCAGGCAAGCTAGGCTGAAGAAGTCTGTCTAACTCTTAATAGAAGTAAAAGCTGCAGCTGAGAAGTAAACCTACTGGAGATCTTCTTGTAAGTCTTGTGGCTGCTGCGCGCCGCGTTGCTGGGTTCAGGGGTCGCGTCTCCTCTCCGGCTCGGGGCCCTCTCTGCGAGGGGGAACTCCGAGTGGCCCCTCCCCGCAGGCCCGTGCAGTCGCAGCGTCtctctgggggagggggagaggggggccaGAGGAGCGGGCTGAGTGTTGGGGCGCGAGCCCAGCTTGACACAGGCGCCTTCAGGCTGGGTGACGGAGGAGATCTTCTCTAAATTCACCACGGGGACAAAGTAACTGGGGAGAAAGAAAAGTGTCAGGTCAGCGTCTAAAATGCAGATCATCCTCTTATATTTATCTGATTCACAGGGATCTAAAAACGGTTTAAAACAATGGAAGTAGACCCCAAGTTTTTGGAAATGAAGGCACGCCTTCTCCCCGCAAGTCTGTGAAAATAGGAATGCTCTCCAGACTCTGATATATTGTGCAAAACACAGGCGATGGACTTGAGCTTCTATCTTTTCTCCCCAGATCCCCAGAAACACATCTGGTTCCACTTCGAAGCTGTAAGGAGATACAGgtgtctattcaactgatctaaatcAGCGGTGCAAAAACAACTGCATGCTTTGGCCAAGAAGTCAAAAGCTGTTGCATCTCCTTTCATAAAGTGCCGGGAGGCGTCCTGGCGCGTTAATGCTCTGTGCAGGGCTCTGGTTTTGTTTAACAGGAATCTCCTGTAGCTCTGCTTGAAGTCTACAGCTTCTAAACTCCTGCCCCAGACTGGATGCTGACAGTAGGAAGGCTTGCTTACCAGAGCTCCTTCTGCCCCTTGGC
The sequence above is drawn from the Acipenser ruthenus chromosome 29, fAciRut3.2 maternal haplotype, whole genome shotgun sequence genome and encodes:
- the LOC117429473 gene encoding ataxin-7-like protein 2, whose amino-acid sequence is MMAVRERAAAVMAALGRRVPSLDDFAGQSWSSWVERADISVSDGVDAEDCSKNGKKKAESMTLVKEDMAIFGQCPAHDDFFLVVCNHCGQVVKPQAFEKHCERRHGPLNKLYSRLHPASSPSAPPQKPRSGNPQSLHVSPKAVRERLQQGVPKPQIQPAQPEPGQKPAKGQKELCYFVPVVNLEKISSVTQPEGACVKLGSRPNTQPAPLAPLSPSPRETLRLHGPAGRGHSEFPLAERAPSRRGDATPEPSNAARSSHKTYKKISKKECDLDKHCGVLDPEKKKLCTRVLTCKIHSIHQRREVAGRTKGFDQLVAELKAGSRGREAAGREKGVPSREAGTVRSPSWDLSPETPACLPPHCRRRLTSCTALRSRLSSGSDPEESSAPWGEADARTLYPFPTPRPNSHLSSEESEGQEEEEEEEAEKPDWHYSTLHPKPQGLCSFGGRSLGRGCFVFNRRLDRIRSALSSMVERHVNSHMWKKIPQAADLQSQRTSAPIPAPSSSSSSSQLSSAAGSCLPAVSPLRTSFVASSGVSKHCTAASPNPGTACGLSDSTGGRSQSIVSPIAANTPSPSSLSRTPTPGTKASRSSRTKGAPNLEHNAASRKRKKPPPANEDPMPNKKNCVLQEGGRTPIPGSSEHPTRTAPSPHRPINGAISPGNKPRPQPAPTEAPPGPVFFKRAPHPHSDTRPPRPPPPKDPSSRAKAVTANSKGLNCDPKGLGKKRKSRPPAPLPPAPPEPRPAKPNRSATSSDTSFFQKRKDSKGVISAGLERKLSLQKSKLHH